A stretch of Bombina bombina isolate aBomBom1 chromosome 2, aBomBom1.pri, whole genome shotgun sequence DNA encodes these proteins:
- the LOC128649066 gene encoding lysosomal-associated transmembrane protein 4A, producing MVVPEPPRCCGYFSVRSVVLGVAVYYVFVSLQSLVWQTVAVIKCNGDCPGPLSSPGPVAVMYSLGFVLLLLSLCLLFGVLRRRPGLLLPFLAFQIIDFLGSLLIFCGLFVRFPSELRVVGLSGTRPYLPGLDEQSKTAPGGSLLFIVLIMLLLLLKIYLIRCVLTYYRFLLNRVAPPQGVDDALALIVVPGPEKSPLVLPSYEEAINMPTKDSPPPPYTQEPVPEAGKEAE from the coding sequence ATGGTGGTGCCTGAGCCGCCGCGGTGTTGCGGCTATTTCAGTGTTCGCTCCGTGGTGTTGGGAGTGGCAGTGTATTATGTGTTTGTCAGCTTGCAGTCCCTGGTGTGGCAGACGGTGGCAGTGATTAAATGCAACGGGGACTGCCCGGGCCCATTGAGCTCCCCTGGCCCTGTGGCTGTGATGTATTCTCTGGGTTTCGTTTTGCTGTTGCTCAGTTTATGTCTCCTGTTTGGAGTCCTACGCAGACGTCCCGGTCTACTTCTGCCCTTCCTAGCCTTCCAGATTATTGACTTTTTGGGATCGCTGCTCATCTTTTGCGGCCTGTTTGTGCGTTTCCCATCAGAACTACGCGTAGTTGGATTATCTGGCACACGTCCATACCTTCCTGGCCTGGATGAGCAGAGCAAGACGGCACCCGGCGGGTCGCTTCTGTTTATTGTTCTAATTATGCTACTGCTCCTGTTGAAGATCTACCTTATCCGCTGTGTACTTACATACTACCGTTTCCTGCTCAACAGAGTGGCCCCGCCGCAGGGAGTAGATGATGCTTTGGCCCTGATTGTGGTCCCTGGGCCGGAGAAGAGCCCTTTGGTTCTACCATCCTATGAGGAGGCCATTAATATGCCCACCAAGGACAGCCCTCCCCCGCCCTACACACAAGAGCCTGTCCCGGAAGCTGGCAAGGAAGCCGAATAA